The Streptococcus oralis region TTATAGCGTTCTTCCAGAAGCTGAGTTTGCTCAACGACCTGACGGGCATAGGAGAGAAACTCCATCCCATCACGGGTTAAGGTAATGCCCTTGGGATTGCGGATAAAGATTTCAATACCCATTTCATTTTCCAAGTCTCGAACAGCATTAGAGAGACTGGGTTGGGTGATAAAGAGCTGCTTGGCTGCCTCATTCATAGAGCCAGTTTCGACAATTTTGATAATATAGTGTAGTTGTTGAATTCTCATGTTTTTATTGTACCACACTTGCGGAAGAATGGGCAATGAAGACGAAGAAAATAGGGGGAAAGAGCTGGTCCAGTATTGAAAAAAAGTCTAGAATCTGCTAAAATGGAAGCTATGAAAACATTCTATGATGTGCAGCAATTTCTCAAACAGTTTGGCATTATTGTTTACATGGGGAAGCGCTTGTATGATATTGAACTGATGAAGCTCGAACTCTCTCGGATCTATGATGCAGGTCTGATGGACAAGCTAGACTATCTAGAGGCGGAAGCTGTTCTTCGTAGAGAGCACAAGATAGAATTAGACTACATAGAGAAAAATGGAGATAAGAACTTATGACAATTTGGATTGTTTGGGGAATCGTATTGGCGATGGCGGCATGGATGGGTTATAACTACCTTCGTATTCGTCGTGCGGCTAAGATTGTGGATAATGCAGAATTTGAAGCCTTGATTCGAAAAGGGCAGTTGATTGATGTCCGTGAACCAGCAGAATTTCACAGAAAACATATCCTTGGAGCTCGCAATATTCCTTCAAATCAGTTGAAGTCAAGCCTTGCAGCCCTTCGTAAGGATAAACCTGTCCTTCTCTACGAAAACCAACGCGGACAACGAGTGACCAATGCAGCACTTTATCTGAAAAAACAAGGTTTCTCTGAAATTTATATCCTTTCTTATGGATTGGATTCTTGGAACGGGAAGGTCAAGACGAGCTAAGCTTCTGTTAAAAACTGTCGAATGGTAGATAAAGCTAGTATCTTAAGGTATCATCATTTATATTAAATTTAAGGAGGTTTTATAATATGAATTCACAACAAAAGAAAAAACCTTCACTTATTTTAGGTATCTTATCTATCGTCCTTGGTTTGCTATCTCCAATAGTGGGTCTGATTTTGGGGATTATAGGATTGGTCTTGGCTTTTTCATACCAAAAAGAATCTGGACTGGACTATAAAACAGAAAAGATTCTCAATATCGTAGGACTTGTAGTTTCTGTTCTGAACTGGATTCTAGCAATCGCAATATTTTTTAGATAATCAAAAACAAAAAAGCTTTAAATATAAAGCTTTTTTGTTTTATCGACTCATCTCTAAATAGTTTTTAATAATTTTCAATTCCTCTGGATTCAAGGGACGGTATTGCCCTTCTGCTAGTTCTGGGTCTAATGTAAAGTCACCGAATTGGACACGTTTTAGGGCAGTCACCTTGACACCAACTGATAGAAACATCTTCTTGACCTGATGGAATTTCCCCTCTGAGATGGTGATGGAGGCCCGGCTCTCTGTTGGGCTTGCGGCTAGAATCTCTAGCTTTGCTGGTTTACAAGTGGTCCCGTCTAAAAAGACAATTCTGTCTTTGAATTTTTGGATATGGTCTGACGTGAGTGGTCCGTTGACTTCCACTTGATAAGATTTATCAACATGGTACTGGGGATGAAGGAGTTGAAAACCAAGAGGTCCATTGTCTGTCAAAAGGAGCAGTCCCGTCGTATCGCGGTCTAGTCTGCCGATAGCGTAGAGCTGGTCAGACTGGATGTCAGGTGGAAGGAGGTCCATGACGGTTGGTAGGTCCTTATCCTTGCTAGCTGTAACGACTCCATTTGGTTTATGAAGCATGAGGTAGTTGTGCTCGTAGCCTTGGATTTGCCGTCCTTGAAAGACTAATTTCTGCAATCCAGTGTCGACATTTTGAGAGAGGGAGTTGGCTGGACAATCGTCCACTAGGATTTCTTTTTTTAATAAAGCCTGTTTCATAGCCTTGCGACTGACCTTTTCTTGGGCTAATAATCTATCTAAACGCATACCAGCTTATCTTATCATAAGTCTCTGACTTTGAAAAGAGTTGCCTTGACTAGAAAAGCAGAGTGAAAACATTTACACTTAGCTGAACTGTGATTTTTGAATGAGACTGTGGTATAATTGTTCAGTTAGAAATAAAAATTTAAATATTAGAGGAAATCATGACAAAATTAAGAGAAGATATCCGTAACATTGCGATTATCGCCCACGTTGACCACGGTAAAACAACCCTCGTTGACGAATTATTGAAACAATCTGAAACTCTTGATGCACGTACTGAATTGGCAGAGCGCGCTATGGACTCAAACGATATCGAAAAAGAGCGTGGGATTACCATCCTTGCAAAAAATACAGCCGTTGCCTACAACGGAACTCGTATCAATATCATGGACACACCAGGACACGCGGACTTCGGTGGAGAAGTTGAGCGTATCATGAAAATGGTTGACGGTGTTGTCTTGGTCGTGGATGCCTACGAAGGAACCATGCCACAGACTCGTTTCGTATTGAAAAAAGCCTTGGAACAAGACCTTGTTCCAATCGTGGTTGTCAACAAAATCGATAAACCATCAGCTCGTCCAGCAGAAGTAGTGGACGAAGTCTTGGAACTTTTCATTGAGCTTGGTGCAGATGATGACCAGCTTGACTTCCCAGTGGTGTATGCTTCAGCTATCAACGGAACATCTTCATTGTCAGATGATCCAGCTGATCAAGAAAAAACAATGGCACCAATCTTTGATACCATTATCGACCATATCCCTGCTCCAGTGGACAACTCAGATGAACCTTTGCAGTTCCAAGTCTCACTTTTGGACTACAATGACTTCGTAGGTCGTATCGGTATCGGTCGTGTCTTCCGTGGTAGTGTGAAAGTTGGGGACCAAGTTACCCTTTCTAAACTAGATGGTACAACGAAGAACTTCCGTGTTACAAAACTCTTCGGTTTCTTTGGCTTGGAACGTCGTGAAATCCAAGAAGCTAAAGCAGGTGACTTGATTGCTGTTTCTGGTATGGAAGATATCTTTGTTGGTGAGACGATTACACCGACAGATGCCATTGAACCTCTTCCAATCCTACACATCGATGAGCCAACTCTTCAAATGACCTTCTTGGTCAACAACTCACCATTTGCAGGTCGTGAAGGAAAATGGGTGACTTCTCGTAAGGTGGAAGAACGCTTGCAAGCAGAATTGCAAACAGACGTTTCCCTACGAGTTGACCCAACGGACTCACCAGATAAATGGACTGTCTCAGGTCGTGGAGAATTGCACTTGTCAATCCTTATCGAAACTATGCGTCGTGAGGGTTATGAACTTCAAGTATCTCGTCCAGAGGTTATTGTAAAAGAAATCGACGGTGTTAAATGTGAGCCATTTGAACGTGTTCAAATCGATACTCCAGAAGAATACCAAGGTTCTGTTATCCAAAGCCTTTCTGAACGTAAGGGTGAAATGTTGGATATGATTTCAACTGGTAATGGTCAAACTCGTTTGGTCTTCCTTGTTCCAGCGCGTGGTTTGATTGGGTACTCAACTGAGTTCTTGTCAATGACTCGTGGTTACGGTATCATGAACCATACCTTCGACCAATACTTGCCATTGATTCCAGGTGAAATTGGGGGACGTCACCGTGGTGCCCTTGTTTCCATCGATGCTGGTAAGGCTACAACTTACTCAATCATGTCTATCGAAGAACGTGGAACCATCTTTGTCAACCCAGGTACTGAGGTTTACGAAGGAATGATCATTGGCGAAAACTCTCGTGAAAACGACTTGACAGTTAACATCACTAAGGCCAAACAAATGACCAACGTTCGTTCAGCTACTAAGGATCAAACAGCTGTTATCAAGACACCTCGTATCTTGACCCTTGAAGAGTCTCTTGAATTCTTGAATGAC contains the following coding sequences:
- a CDS encoding YqgQ family protein; protein product: MEAMKTFYDVQQFLKQFGIIVYMGKRLYDIELMKLELSRIYDAGLMDKLDYLEAEAVLRREHKIELDYIEKNGDKNL
- a CDS encoding rhodanese-like domain-containing protein, which gives rise to MTIWIVWGIVLAMAAWMGYNYLRIRRAAKIVDNAEFEALIRKGQLIDVREPAEFHRKHILGARNIPSNQLKSSLAALRKDKPVLLYENQRGQRVTNAALYLKKQGFSEIYILSYGLDSWNGKVKTS
- a CDS encoding 16S rRNA pseudouridine(516) synthase; this encodes MRLDRLLAQEKVSRKAMKQALLKKEILVDDCPANSLSQNVDTGLQKLVFQGRQIQGYEHNYLMLHKPNGVVTASKDKDLPTVMDLLPPDIQSDQLYAIGRLDRDTTGLLLLTDNGPLGFQLLHPQYHVDKSYQVEVNGPLTSDHIQKFKDRIVFLDGTTCKPAKLEILAASPTESRASITISEGKFHQVKKMFLSVGVKVTALKRVQFGDFTLDPELAEGQYRPLNPEELKIIKNYLEMSR
- the typA gene encoding translational GTPase TypA, which gives rise to MTKLREDIRNIAIIAHVDHGKTTLVDELLKQSETLDARTELAERAMDSNDIEKERGITILAKNTAVAYNGTRINIMDTPGHADFGGEVERIMKMVDGVVLVVDAYEGTMPQTRFVLKKALEQDLVPIVVVNKIDKPSARPAEVVDEVLELFIELGADDDQLDFPVVYASAINGTSSLSDDPADQEKTMAPIFDTIIDHIPAPVDNSDEPLQFQVSLLDYNDFVGRIGIGRVFRGSVKVGDQVTLSKLDGTTKNFRVTKLFGFFGLERREIQEAKAGDLIAVSGMEDIFVGETITPTDAIEPLPILHIDEPTLQMTFLVNNSPFAGREGKWVTSRKVEERLQAELQTDVSLRVDPTDSPDKWTVSGRGELHLSILIETMRREGYELQVSRPEVIVKEIDGVKCEPFERVQIDTPEEYQGSVIQSLSERKGEMLDMISTGNGQTRLVFLVPARGLIGYSTEFLSMTRGYGIMNHTFDQYLPLIPGEIGGRHRGALVSIDAGKATTYSIMSIEERGTIFVNPGTEVYEGMIIGENSRENDLTVNITKAKQMTNVRSATKDQTAVIKTPRILTLEESLEFLNDDEYMEVTPESIRLRKQILNKAEREKANKKKKSAE